CCCGGTGCGTTTTATGTTGGTCTTCTGAACAGCCAGCCTATGGGCTTTTACACTCCTTCGCAGCTTGTCCAAGATGCCACGCGGCACGGCGTTAATAGTCTGCCCGTCGACGTCAACGCCAGCGATTGGGACCACCGTCTAGTGGATGGCGGTCCTCACCAAAGTGATGTGATACAGCTCGGACTAAGATTGATAAAAGGACTGAGCAAACGCGGTGCAGAGCAGCTGCTTGATGCGCGTCGAAACGGTCATTTCGCATCCATTCTCGACGTAAAACGTCGCGGAAAACTCGATAAAGACGACCTAGAAGCGCTCTCAGCAGCCGATGCATTAAGGACGCTGACAGGCAATCGCCACAAGACGCACTGGGCCATTATGGCAGCAAAAGATTCACGTCCTTTACTACCCGAGACTCATACGCCTGACCCAAATGACTCAACCGTCATTAAAGCACCGTCAGTCACTGAAAACGTTATCTTCGATTATCAGAGCACGGGCTTGACTCTGCGTTCGCATCCCTTGGCACTGCTTCGCCAGCAAAAACCGTTTAGCCAGTGTCGTAAGCAATCGGAACTTATAACCATACAGAGTCAACGTTTTGTAAGAACCGCAGGTCTTGTGACCTGCCGTCAGCGCCCTGGGACAGCATCGGGTGTTGTCTTTCTGACTCTGGAAGACGAGACCGGCAACATCAATGTTGTGGTATGGCCCAAAGTTCAGGAGCGCTTTAGGGCTGCCCTCATGACGGCACGACTGCTTTTAATTAAAGGAACCGTAGAATCACGCGACGGTGTCACACACGTCATTGCCAGTGGACTCTACGACCACAGCAGTGCGCTAAGCGAGCTCGCGGTTAAATCGCGAGATTTTCACTAATACGCGACCCCTTGTAACCACGCCAAAATACAATCGGCATTACGAATCAGGCGTCGACAGAGGCACTGTGACAGGCTCGCCTTCTATTCCCGCATAGACCGCCAAGATAACCGCATCCTCCTCGCCTATATTGGCGCCGCCGTGCGCTTGGTTAATCAGCTCGACGACAGCATCACCTGCTTGCGCTATATGCGTATCACCTGAATCGGTGCGAACTTCAATCGTGCCTTGAAGAACAACCCCGGCCGTCATGAAAGGGTGCTCGTGCAGTGGAAGTGCCATACCCTTGGGTATGGTTATTCTAGCGACTGTCACCTCGGGTTGCCCCTCACTGTAAGCGGGTAGCAAAACACCTCGCCAATCCGTGATTGATTTGGCAAGCACTTCGGTCTCAATTTTTCGCTCTTGCGCACTCACCTTCAGGGAAAGTCCGACCAACGTCACACCGAAGATAATAATGGGCACCCAGCGACGACGCCCAACGATTTTGCTCATCATGGCTCTATCCACCCCTCGTATTGGCGACTTATGACGGCTGCCGCTCACGTTCAGTAACTATCGAAGGTAAACCTATTTGATGTGTAACGACTGGATGGATGCTTGAAATGACCTCGATCTCAATAATCATCGCTCGAAACACTGGCGTGTAATTCGCCCATCCCTGTTTGCTGAACCACGAACTCGATAGGTCTACAGCAAACCTGACAATCCTCAATGTACTCCTGCCCAACATCCTCCGGGTTTAAGAGCACACAAATTGACTCCCAGCAATAAGGACAGTCAACCCATGTTTCCTGAAGAGCACGATCCAAAGCGATTAACCAGCCGCCCTCAAGCTCTCACCCCCAACCTCTCGAGAGGTGAAAATGAGTGCGCCGTCTGCAATCGAACTACCACGGAACATTTTTTTGTCCTTCCGATAATTCTGCGGATTCACCCAAGGCATTTGAGTACCCTGACGCGGCATCTTAGGCAACATACGTTGCATGTACCCAGCAGAGAAGTCGTGAATCCAATAGCGTTTCTCCATGGTTCGCGCGAGGATTTCCGGAATGCGAGGCGTGGCCTGATCGTAACCAAATTCGTCCATGTGATTGAGCACTCTGCACACCCACTCGGCCGTAAGATCTGCCCGAAGTGTCCATGATGCATTGATGTAACCAAACGTTTGAACCATGTTGGGAATGTTGGAGCACATAACCCCTTTGTAGGTCCACTCATCAGCAAAGTTAATAGACTTCCCGTCTACGATGAAATCTGCTCCGCCTAAGTTGAGTAATTCAATGCCCGTAGCTGACACGATAATGTCAGCCTCCACGTGCTCCCCCGAGCCCGTAACAAGACCCGTCTCATCAATATGAGAAATCGTATCGGTCACAACATCCGCCTTGCCTGAACGAAGCGCCGTAAAAAGATCGTCGTCCGGCACCAAGCACAAACGCTGATCCCAGGGGTTATAGGTAGGCGTGAAGTGCTTTTTCACATCCAACACATCGCCGACCGCCTTTTCAACATCATCGAGCAAAGTCTGTGTCACGCGTTCTGGATTAGTGCGCGTCTGGTTGTAGATAAGTTGCTGCCAAACAGTGTTACGGAACCTGACGAGACCGTAAGCCCAACTCGCAGGTAACATCGCTCTGAGGAAGTTTGCGAATTTATCTACTGACGGTCGAGATACCACGTAAGTAGGCGACCGCTGCACCATGGTGACTTTTTCTGCCGTTGTCGCCATGTTAGGCACTAGGGTCATAGCGGTCGCACCAGAACCAATCACCACAACCTTCTTACCCGTGTAATCGAGCTGTTCGGGCCAGAACTGCGGATGCACCCACGTGCCTTTGAAGTTCTCGCGCCTGTCAAACTCGGGCTGATGACCTGCGTCGTAGTTGTAGTATCCCGAGCACATCAACAAGAAATGAGATGTGAAATAAACCGTTTCACCACCCGCGTCTACCGTTAGCAACCACGTTGCAGACTCTGAAGACCAAGACGCAGAAACGAGTTTGTGCCCAAACCGTACCTGATCACGAATGCCATGTTCATCCGCCGTTTCGTTCACGTAATCCCAAATTGCGGGCCCGTCAGCAATCGCTTTCTCCGCTTTCCATGGCTTAAAATTATAGCCAAGAGTATGCATGTCAGAGTCAGACCGTATTCCCGGATAGCGGAATAAATCCCACGTACCGCCAATCGCTTCACGTCGTTCAATGAGCATATAATCGCGGTCAGGACAGCTTTTTTGAAGATGGACTGCAGCGCCGATACCGGACAGTCCAGCACCCACGATCATGACGTTGGTATGGGTAGCCGTTTCCGGCGACGTATTGTTATTCATATGTAAATTCTCCCATCTCACGGTCCGATGCGCTTGGGATTAATCGCCCAGTGCGGATCGACCTCTCTCAGCAGCGATACGAAGACGCAACGCATTCAGCTTAATAAAGCCCTCAGCATCTGCTTGATCGTATTTCCCTGCATCGTCCTCAAAGGTTGCGATAGCGTCGTCAAATAGCGTATCCGCTGACCGTCTGCCTGTTACTGTCACATTACCTTTGTAGAGTCTTACTCTGACATCACCGTTGACCACCGACTGTGATTCATCGATCGCGGTCTGCAGCATAAGACGCTCGGGTGCCCACCAGTACCCGTTATAGATCAATTTCGCGTAGCGTGGCATCAGCTCGTCTTTTAAATGCGCTACCTCCCGGTCGAGTGTAATGGACTCAATAGCACGGTGCGCGCGCAGTAATATGGTTCCACCGGGCGTCTCATAACAACCGCGGGACTTCATGCCGACGTATCGATTTTCGACAATATCTAAACGACCCACTCCGTGAGCACCACCCACCTGATTCAAATAAGCGAGTACCGTTGCCGGTGACATCGCCTCACCGTCAATTGCTACAACGTCTCCACGCTCAAAGGTCAATGTGAGCTCATGACCCAACTCGGGTGCTTCCTCTGGAGACACCGACCAGCGCCACATTGATTCCTCTGGTGGACACCAGGGATCTTCAAGAACCCCACCCTCGTAAGAAATGTGCAGTAAATTGGCGTCCATCGAGTAAGGCGACTTCTTAGAAGCATTCGAGAAATCGACAGGGATATCGCGCTCAGCGCAATAAGCCATTAACGACTCTCGCGAATTGAGGTCCCATTCGCGCCAGGGAGCAATCACTTGGATTCCCGGTTTCAACGCATAGGCGCCCAATTCGAAACGAATTTGATCATTACCTTTTCCGGTTGCACCGTGAGAAATCGCGTCAGCGCCTGTTTCGTTAGCAATTTCCACCAGTCTCTTCGCAATTAAAGGACGCGCAATCGATGTGCCCAATAAATACTCACCCTCATAAATCGTATTTGCACGGAACATGGGAAATACGAAGTCGCGAACAAACTCTTCTTTCAGGTCATCGATGTAAATCTCTCTTACGCCAAGCGCCTCTGCCTTTGCCCGAGCAGGCTCAACCTCCTCCCCTTGGCCAATGTCGGCGGTAAAAGTGACGACCTCGCAGTCATATGTGTCTTGCAGCCATCTGACGATAACTGAGGTATCAAGGCCGCCCGAATAGGCCAATACGACCTTATTAACATTACTCATTGGTTACTCCCGTTCAAGGCAGTGAAGTTTACGCTCGCAAGTCTGCGATGGACAGCCGATCACTGCTAAACTAGGCTGGCTATCCGCAAAAGGGCGTAAAATGTCTCGAATTACCCTCACCAAACCCGATGACTGGCATATTCATCTCAGAGATGGTGCGATGCTTAATCGAACCGTTAACGACGTAGCGGCTTGGGCAAATCGTGCCGTTGTCATGCCCAATCTGACGCCACCGGTCAAAACGCTGGACGACGCGACGGCTTATCGCGAGCGCATTATGTCCGCCTTCACCGGCAG
The Candidatus Paraluminiphilus aquimaris genome window above contains:
- a CDS encoding argininosuccinate synthase, which produces MSNVNKVVLAYSGGLDTSVIVRWLQDTYDCEVVTFTADIGQGEEVEPARAKAEALGVREIYIDDLKEEFVRDFVFPMFRANTIYEGEYLLGTSIARPLIAKRLVEIANETGADAISHGATGKGNDQIRFELGAYALKPGIQVIAPWREWDLNSRESLMAYCAERDIPVDFSNASKKSPYSMDANLLHISYEGGVLEDPWCPPEESMWRWSVSPEEAPELGHELTLTFERGDVVAIDGEAMSPATVLAYLNQVGGAHGVGRLDIVENRYVGMKSRGCYETPGGTILLRAHRAIESITLDREVAHLKDELMPRYAKLIYNGYWWAPERLMLQTAIDESQSVVNGDVRVRLYKGNVTVTGRRSADTLFDDAIATFEDDAGKYDQADAEGFIKLNALRLRIAAERGRSALGD
- a CDS encoding CPXCG motif-containing cysteine-rich protein; the encoded protein is MDRALQETWVDCPYCWESICVLLNPEDVGQEYIEDCQVCCRPIEFVVQQTGMGELHASVSSDDY
- a CDS encoding cupin domain-containing protein, whose product is MMSKIVGRRRWVPIIIFGVTLVGLSLKVSAQERKIETEVLAKSITDWRGVLLPAYSEGQPEVTVARITIPKGMALPLHEHPFMTAGVVLQGTIEVRTDSGDTHIAQAGDAVVELINQAHGGANIGEEDAVILAVYAGIEGEPVTVPLSTPDS
- a CDS encoding flavin-containing monooxygenase, with the translated sequence MNNNTSPETATHTNVMIVGAGLSGIGAAVHLQKSCPDRDYMLIERREAIGGTWDLFRYPGIRSDSDMHTLGYNFKPWKAEKAIADGPAIWDYVNETADEHGIRDQVRFGHKLVSASWSSESATWLLTVDAGGETVYFTSHFLLMCSGYYNYDAGHQPEFDRRENFKGTWVHPQFWPEQLDYTGKKVVVIGSGATAMTLVPNMATTAEKVTMVQRSPTYVVSRPSVDKFANFLRAMLPASWAYGLVRFRNTVWQQLIYNQTRTNPERVTQTLLDDVEKAVGDVLDVKKHFTPTYNPWDQRLCLVPDDDLFTALRSGKADVVTDTISHIDETGLVTGSGEHVEADIIVSATGIELLNLGGADFIVDGKSINFADEWTYKGVMCSNIPNMVQTFGYINASWTLRADLTAEWVCRVLNHMDEFGYDQATPRIPEILARTMEKRYWIHDFSAGYMQRMLPKMPRQGTQMPWVNPQNYRKDKKMFRGSSIADGALIFTSREVGGESLRAAG